In one Kitasatospora cineracea genomic region, the following are encoded:
- a CDS encoding carbohydrate ABC transporter permease — MAAPTAAARGARAPARPAGRRPAGHRPAGHRRHRLDRTLSPYLYLSPFFLVFGVFGLFPMLYTGYVSFTGWRADRPGSAGDWVGFENYRKLLDDPFFWNAVKNTLGIGVLATVPQLLLALGLAHLLNYRMRGRTLLRLGVLLPNVTSVAAVTLIFVQLFGRDFGLVNWFLSLFGVDHVDWQAGTLSSWTAIAAIVTWRWTGYNALLYLAAMQTVPFELYEAAALDGASRWRQFRSITIPMLRPTILFTVIVSTIGALQLFGEPMLFSQQQDPTTGGSQHQFQTLALYSYNQFWGRFKYGYGAAISWAMFLLIVLVAAVNFLAARRMRGVE; from the coding sequence TTGGCCGCACCCACCGCCGCCGCCCGCGGCGCCCGCGCCCCCGCCCGCCCCGCCGGCCGCCGCCCCGCCGGCCACCGCCCCGCCGGCCACCGCCGGCACCGGCTCGACCGCACCCTCTCGCCCTACCTGTACCTCTCGCCGTTCTTCCTGGTCTTCGGCGTCTTCGGCCTGTTCCCGATGCTGTACACCGGCTACGTCTCGTTCACCGGCTGGCGCGCCGACCGGCCGGGCAGCGCGGGCGACTGGGTCGGGTTCGAGAACTACCGCAAGCTGCTGGACGACCCGTTCTTCTGGAACGCCGTCAAGAACACCCTGGGCATCGGCGTGCTGGCCACCGTCCCGCAGCTGCTGCTCGCCCTCGGCCTGGCCCACCTGCTCAACTACCGGATGCGCGGCCGCACCCTGCTGCGCCTGGGCGTCCTGCTGCCGAACGTCACCTCGGTGGCCGCCGTCACGCTGATCTTCGTCCAGCTGTTCGGCCGCGACTTCGGCCTGGTCAACTGGTTCCTCTCGCTGTTCGGCGTGGACCACGTCGACTGGCAGGCCGGCACCCTCTCCTCCTGGACGGCCATCGCCGCGATCGTCACCTGGCGCTGGACGGGCTACAACGCGCTGCTCTACCTGGCCGCGATGCAGACCGTCCCGTTCGAGCTGTACGAGGCGGCCGCGCTGGACGGGGCCAGCCGCTGGCGGCAGTTCCGCTCCATCACGATCCCGATGCTGCGGCCGACCATCCTGTTCACCGTCATCGTCTCCACCATCGGCGCGCTCCAGCTGTTCGGCGAGCCGATGCTGTTCAGCCAGCAGCAGGACCCGACCACCGGCGGCTCCCAGCACCAGTTCCAGACCCTGGCGCTGTACTCGTACAACCAGTTCTGGGGCCGCTTCAAGTACGGCTACGGCGCGGCGATCTCCTGGGCGATGTTCCTGCTGATCGTGCTGGTCGCCGCCGTCAACTTCCTGGCCGCGCGCCGGATGCGAGGTGTCGAATGA
- a CDS encoding carbohydrate ABC transporter permease — MTGRRSRTTRQLTAGRGVYAVLGVAVLLSLFPLYWTLVAASRTNTEIHRMPPVLLPGGRLWHNVTQVFAQTDLRLAMLNSLVVATTVTASVVLTSTLGGFAFAKLRFPGRSPLLASVVATMMVPTQLGIIPLYIMMANWFHWADHLQALIVPAAANAFGLFFMRQYLIGAVPDELLDAGRMDGCTTRGLVWHVVLPAARPAMSVLGMLTFMAAWNDFYWPKVVMTQQNPTVQLTLSELASGYIKDYSLVLTGALVASAPVLVAFLLMGRQIIDGIMQGATKG; from the coding sequence ATGACCGGCAGGCGTTCCCGTACCACCCGCCAGCTGACCGCCGGACGCGGCGTGTACGCCGTCCTCGGCGTCGCCGTGCTGCTCTCGCTCTTCCCGCTGTACTGGACGCTGGTCGCGGCCTCCCGCACCAACACCGAGATCCACCGGATGCCCCCGGTGCTGCTGCCCGGCGGCCGGCTCTGGCACAACGTCACCCAGGTGTTCGCCCAGACCGACCTGCGGCTGGCCATGCTCAACTCGCTGGTCGTGGCCACCACCGTCACCGCCAGCGTGGTCCTCACCAGCACCCTCGGCGGCTTCGCCTTCGCCAAGCTCCGCTTCCCCGGCCGCAGCCCGCTGCTGGCCTCGGTGGTCGCCACCATGATGGTCCCCACCCAGCTCGGCATCATCCCGCTCTACATCATGATGGCGAACTGGTTCCACTGGGCCGACCACCTCCAGGCCCTGATCGTCCCGGCCGCCGCCAACGCCTTCGGCCTGTTCTTCATGCGCCAGTACCTGATCGGCGCCGTCCCCGACGAACTCCTCGACGCCGGCCGGATGGACGGCTGCACCACCCGCGGCCTGGTCTGGCACGTCGTGCTGCCCGCCGCCCGCCCCGCGATGAGCGTCCTCGGCATGCTCACCTTCATGGCCGCCTGGAACGACTTCTACTGGCCCAAGGTCGTCATGACCCAGCAGAACCCCACCGTCCAGCTCACCCTCTCCGAACTGGCCAGCGGCTACATCAAGGACTACTCCCTCGTCCTCACCGGCGCCCTGGTCGCCAGCGCGCCCGTCCTCGTCGCCTTCCTCCTGATGGGCCGCCAGATCATCGACGGCATCATGCAAGGAGCCACGAAAGGCTGA